A window of Corallococcus macrosporus DSM 14697 contains these coding sequences:
- a CDS encoding LamG domain-containing protein yields MPPHARSALAFLAAPLLTLPLMSSVEAAAAERPSLVNTRITNVYGANGHASTLDGRLFIGNVREDHANDQTTWQARVFRPEALTYDSEGKPNFAGTFSAGRSTFVRNGENALTFCFPNPAAPYTLSGGLAVYTPFVFDSRMYNGPNVFRRRPIEVRVSQPFTVQADVSSFTTGNLEPLTTVSGASLRGIEPSMTSDGRLFVYQGGPQNNGTIDYLMYSYNPTPCAASGWSDPRPLSMLFNDPNPDLKRYPLAWQPLKAATGEAFGNTATASTLIRGAYAWVDHEGRNVLYTAVRYTDGARREAVSLMGADTNFTAYHIDGAINTDRSDLAHLFYSSPMWNLEQERHPSQNLPPGASNEDHYLPATKTHDVFPLFGSNTQDYNEVDVGDLTSPFQVLFLPMNELVNRAGNYDLTKTPDLSGHFFTGTVTGTASISADNATTQPPSGSLWEPHGKGKALVLPGGGALTVNLTDASGTVPGVGGFVRGFSVQLAVRPDAAINQGCTGNPYRYLLQKPGGLDLIYESDHTVQASFVINGQRVRLGRGPALPRGVWTHLAYTWDGVTGAFHEYVNGVSTGRALPVAPGTMRLGTGTLSVGAGVTLDSQACPANGEGSFQGAIDEVRLFSNARSNRTVCMSSHGANCKEAAIQGDPTEGQFGMSQQHPDCDSQQALGTTACTVSMHRVCAQRGATHALDTTRNLLETIQQLVGNRPPISLMGVPASADANTVNVACGPIQHESLAVTFEELARKHSGCSDDRAAQSTHCSAAAKRWCGERGWTSGQLFELTTRPWVACFNAGLIQNVPRAQLGPAATSGNLTSAAARLEFSAWCQQRGYGAGVVQEVPSSTTAEVHCFHPAATVPWRFNP; encoded by the coding sequence ATGCCCCCTCATGCCCGTTCCGCGCTCGCGTTCCTCGCGGCGCCGCTGCTGACACTCCCGTTGATGTCGTCCGTGGAAGCCGCCGCGGCGGAGCGGCCGTCCCTGGTCAACACCCGCATCACCAACGTCTACGGCGCCAACGGCCACGCCTCCACGTTGGACGGCCGCCTCTTCATCGGCAACGTGCGCGAGGACCACGCCAACGACCAGACGACGTGGCAGGCGCGGGTGTTCCGCCCGGAGGCGCTCACCTACGACAGCGAGGGGAAGCCCAACTTCGCGGGCACCTTCTCCGCGGGCCGCAGCACCTTCGTGCGCAACGGAGAGAACGCGCTGACCTTCTGCTTCCCCAACCCCGCGGCGCCGTACACGCTGTCCGGGGGGCTGGCCGTGTACACGCCCTTCGTCTTTGACTCGCGGATGTACAACGGCCCCAACGTCTTCCGGCGCCGGCCCATTGAAGTCCGTGTGTCGCAGCCCTTCACCGTGCAGGCGGACGTCTCGTCGTTCACCACCGGCAACCTGGAGCCGCTCACCACCGTCAGCGGCGCGAGCCTCCGGGGCATCGAGCCGTCGATGACGTCCGATGGCCGCCTCTTCGTCTACCAGGGCGGTCCGCAGAACAACGGCACCATCGACTACCTCATGTATTCGTACAACCCGACGCCCTGCGCGGCCTCGGGCTGGAGCGACCCGCGCCCGCTGTCGATGCTGTTCAATGACCCGAACCCGGACCTGAAGCGCTACCCCCTGGCGTGGCAGCCGCTGAAGGCCGCCACGGGTGAAGCCTTCGGCAACACCGCCACCGCGAGCACGCTCATCCGTGGCGCCTACGCCTGGGTGGACCACGAGGGCCGCAACGTCCTCTACACGGCGGTGCGCTACACGGACGGCGCCCGGCGCGAGGCCGTCAGCCTGATGGGCGCGGACACGAACTTCACCGCGTACCACATCGACGGCGCCATCAACACGGACCGCAGTGACCTGGCGCACCTCTTCTACTCCAGCCCCATGTGGAACCTGGAGCAGGAGCGGCACCCGTCCCAGAACTTGCCGCCCGGCGCCAGCAACGAGGACCACTACCTCCCCGCCACCAAGACGCACGACGTGTTCCCGCTCTTCGGCAGCAACACCCAGGACTACAACGAGGTCGACGTCGGTGATTTGACCAGCCCCTTCCAGGTGCTCTTCCTGCCCATGAATGAATTGGTCAACCGGGCCGGCAACTATGATTTGACGAAGACGCCGGACCTGTCGGGCCACTTCTTCACGGGGACCGTGACGGGCACCGCGAGCATCTCCGCCGACAACGCGACGACCCAGCCGCCCTCGGGCTCGCTCTGGGAGCCCCACGGCAAGGGCAAGGCGCTGGTGCTGCCGGGGGGCGGCGCGCTCACGGTGAACCTCACGGACGCAAGCGGCACCGTCCCCGGCGTGGGCGGCTTCGTGCGCGGCTTCTCCGTGCAGCTCGCCGTGCGCCCTGACGCGGCCATCAACCAGGGCTGCACGGGCAACCCCTACCGTTACCTCCTGCAGAAGCCCGGCGGGCTGGACCTCATCTACGAGTCCGACCACACCGTCCAGGCCTCGTTCGTCATCAACGGCCAGCGCGTGCGCCTGGGCCGCGGCCCCGCCCTCCCCCGCGGCGTCTGGACGCACCTGGCCTATACGTGGGACGGCGTCACCGGCGCCTTCCACGAGTACGTCAACGGCGTGTCCACCGGGCGCGCGCTCCCCGTCGCGCCGGGCACGATGCGCCTGGGCACGGGCACGCTGTCCGTGGGCGCGGGCGTGACGCTGGACTCGCAGGCCTGCCCCGCCAACGGCGAAGGCTCCTTCCAGGGCGCCATCGACGAGGTCCGGCTGTTCAGCAACGCGCGCTCGAACCGGACCGTCTGCATGTCCTCGCACGGCGCGAACTGCAAGGAAGCCGCCATCCAGGGAGACCCCACCGAGGGCCAGTTCGGCATGAGCCAGCAACACCCGGACTGCGACAGCCAGCAGGCCCTGGGCACCACGGCGTGCACCGTGTCCATGCACCGCGTCTGCGCGCAGCGCGGAGCCACCCACGCGCTCGACACCACGCGCAACCTCCTGGAGACGATTCAGCAGCTCGTCGGCAACCGGCCGCCCATCTCGCTCATGGGCGTGCCCGCGAGCGCGGATGCCAACACGGTGAACGTGGCCTGTGGCCCCATCCAGCATGAGAGCCTGGCCGTCACCTTCGAGGAGCTCGCGCGCAAGCACAGCGGCTGCTCGGATGACCGGGCCGCGCAGTCCACCCACTGCAGCGCGGCCGCGAAGCGCTGGTGCGGCGAGCGGGGCTGGACCTCGGGCCAGCTCTTCGAGCTCACCACGCGGCCCTGGGTGGCCTGCTTCAACGCGGGCCTCATCCAGAACGTCCCCCGCGCGCAACTGGGGCCCGCGGCCACCTCGGGCAACCTGACCTCCGCCGCGGCCCGGCTGGAGTTCAGCGCCTGGTGCCAGCAGCGCGGCTATGGCGCGGGCGTCGTCCAGGAAGTCCCGTCGAGCACGACGGCGGAGGTGCACTGCTTCCACCCCGCCGCGACGGTGCCCTGGCGCTTCAACCCCTGA